CGTCACGACGGGGACGCCCTGTTCCTCGGCGACGGTCGCGGCTTCGCCCTTGCCGCTCCCGGCGAGGCCGACGGTTCCGATTACTCTCATTGAAAACGGATAGCGCCGACGTGCGCTTAAGCGCTGTGAATCGGCGACTTACCGCCCGCTCATCTCGGCGCTGAGCTGATTCAGCTGTTCGATGCGCTTCTCGGTCGGCGGGTGCGTGCTGAACAGTTTTGCGATCGAGCCCTTCGAGATCGGGATGATGAAGAAGGCGTTCATTTCGGCCTCATCGCGCATGTCGTTGGTCGGGATCTTCTCCATCTCGCCCGAGATCGTCATCAGCGCCGAGGCCAGCGCGTCGGGCTTGCCGGTGATCGACGCCGCGCCGCGGTCGGCCGCATACTCGCGGTAGCGGCTCAGCGCGCGGATCAGGATGTAGCTGATGATCCATACCACGAGCGAGATCAGGATGGCGACGATGATGCCGCCGCCCTGTCGGTTTCGTCCGCCGCCGAAGAACGCGCCCCACCGGACGATCATAAAGGCGAGCGTCGACAGGAACGAGGCGATGGTCATCACCATGACGTCCCGGTTCTTGATGTGGGCGAGTTCGTGGGCGATCACGCCTTCGAGTTCGTCGTCGTTCAACTGTTTGAGGAGGCCGGTCGTCACACAGACCGCTGCGTTGCGCTGGTTCCGCCCGGTCGCGAAGGCGTTGGGAACCCTGTCGTCGGCAACCGCGACTTTCGGCTTTGGCAGGTCGGCCTGCTGTGAGAGGCGGGCGACCTGTGCGTGTAGCTGTGGGTACTCCTCCTCGCTGACCGTTTTCGCACCCATACTTTTGAGTGCCAGCTTGTCGCTGTAGAAGTACTGGATGAGAGAGAAGCCGCCGATCAGCATGGCGGCGAGCAGTATGCTTTGTCCCTCAGTAACCACAATAATCGCCGCGAAGAAGACGATATAGAGGGCAAACAGGAGGAACATAGTGAGACCCATTCGGGCGCGGAGACCCCAGTCGGCTTTCCACTGCATACCCGTATCTATGTGCTGGACGACATTAAGGCGTCCTACATCGACTGGCTGTTACGGTATTCGCAGGAATCATCACCGTCACATTTTTATCAAACTATAGTCGAATAGAAATAATGGGCTCGTCGGAACACAGTCAGGACAACCCCACGCGACAGGTGCTACGTGAGGAGTTGCGGAGACACCGCCGAAAGCTCCTCGCCCTCGTGCTCGGTGTGGTGGCTCTGGTCGGGGGGCTTGTCCAACTACCTGCGGTACCGTATGCTGCACCCTCCCTCGGGCTCGTCTACCTGGTCATTGGTAGTACACTGGCGATAGTCGGAGTCACTCTACTCTGGTGGTCGACGAAGCCAGTGTCATCGTGAACGGGGGAACCGGGCTCCTGACTACATCACGGGAACAGTCGTTACGTAGTCTGAAACGCGCGGATTGTGCAAAATCGGCGAGGATGAGCCGCTATAGCCAGGATCAGTAGCACACAGTCTGAAGGCCCTCGACGTGTTCGAAGTCGCCGTCGCAAGTAACGAGACGTGCACCATTGTGACGACACACACCCGCAATGAGCACGTCGCCGAGATTGATCGGAGTGCCAGCAGCGAGTAGTTCGGCTTCGATTGCCGCGGCCTCCCGAGCGGCCCCGTCGGTTACCGCCAGCGGCTCGATCCAGTCCAGACTGGTTGCAACTCTGTCTACTCCATCGCGACCTGCCGAGGTGGCCGCGCCGCGATACGCCTCAAACAGCGCCAGCGACGGAGCGTAAAACGGTTTGTCCCTGCGCGGTTCGAGGAACTCCTGGACTGCGGAATTGCCGTCGAGATAGTCCACGAGAAACGTGGTGTCCAGGGCGATCACCGCGTGTCACGCTCCCGGAGATCGGCATCCAGTTCATCGCGCGTTGTGGTCACAGCCGCACGGAATCCCTCGACATCCTGCATTGCTCCGAACCCTTTCATTACATCCTTGTCACTTCCCGTAAGTCGAAGGATCGTGTCCGTAAAGCTCTCATCCTCTCGTTTATGCGCTTTCAATCGTTCGTACGCCTCCTCGGTGATCGTGAGACTTTTCGTGGCCATACATGTAGGTATACGTCTACACGTATTTATTCGTGAGGGAGTGATGACCGGGAGCTGACTCGTCCTCATACTGCGATATCCGATCGAACGGCTATATGATACTCAGCGTACCGTTACATCTAACACGTATCG
Above is a genomic segment from Natranaeroarchaeum aerophilus containing:
- the htpX gene encoding zinc metalloprotease HtpX, producing MQWKADWGLRARMGLTMFLLFALYIVFFAAIIVVTEGQSILLAAMLIGGFSLIQYFYSDKLALKSMGAKTVSEEEYPQLHAQVARLSQQADLPKPKVAVADDRVPNAFATGRNQRNAAVCVTTGLLKQLNDDELEGVIAHELAHIKNRDVMVMTIASFLSTLAFMIVRWGAFFGGGRNRQGGGIIVAILISLVVWIISYILIRALSRYREYAADRGAASITGKPDALASALMTISGEMEKIPTNDMRDEAEMNAFFIIPISKGSIAKLFSTHPPTEKRIEQLNQLSAEMSGR
- a CDS encoding PIN domain-containing protein, whose amino-acid sequence is MIALDTTFLVDYLDGNSAVQEFLEPRRDKPFYAPSLALFEAYRGAATSAGRDGVDRVATSLDWIEPLAVTDGAAREAAAIEAELLAAGTPINLGDVLIAGVCRHNGARLVTCDGDFEHVEGLQTVCY
- a CDS encoding antitoxin VapB family protein, with amino-acid sequence MATKSLTITEEAYERLKAHKREDESFTDTILRLTGSDKDVMKGFGAMQDVEGFRAAVTTTRDELDADLRERDTR